GCTGCTGCGCGGCATCGGGATCGACGGGACCCGCGCGCACGCGCTCACCGAACCCTGTCGGAGCTGGTAGGTCCGGCGGCCGCCTCGGCGGCGCTTTCCGTGAGCACAGACGACGCCGTGCTCGGTCGGGCCGCTGCGGCCTGCGCGGCCAAGCAGGCCCGCACGGTAGAATGCCGTGCCGTGCTCCTCCGCATCGTTCGCCTGCTCTGGCCGCTGTCGTGCTGTGCGGCGGCCTTGCTCCTCTCGACCTGTTCGTCCCGCACCTACGACCTCGTGATCGCGAACGGCCGCGTGATGGATCCCGAAACCGGGTTCGACCGCGTGGCACACGTCGGGATCGCCGGCGATCGCATCGACGCCATCAGCGATCGCCCGCTGCAGGGCGCGCGCGTCATCGACGCCGCCGGTCTGGTCGTCGCGCCGGGGCTGATCGACATCCACAGTCACGGCGTCGACAACCTGAACTACGGATTCCGCGCGCTCGACGGCGTCACGTCGATGCTCGACGTCGAGAACGGCACGGTGGACGTCGACCGCTGGTATGCGGAGCGGCAGGGGAAGACCATCGTCAACGTCGGCATCGCGGCCGGCCATGCGCCGGCACGCGTGCAGGTGATGAAGGACGAGTACCACGGATGGCACTTCTCCGGACCCGCGCGGACGAGCGCGGCGTCGCCGGAACAGATCGATCGGATGGTCTCGCTGATCGGCAAGGGCCTCGCGCAGGGCGCCGTGGGCGTCGGCCTGACGCTCTTCTACACCCCAGCCGCGAGCGAAGAAGAAGTCACCCGCGTGTTCCGGGCGGCCGCCGAGGTGCCGGGCACCGTTGTCTACGTGCACCTGAGGTTCACCGGCCTCGGCACGAAGACGACGCGCAGCAGCGCGGACGCGTTGAAGGAGGTCCTGGCGCTCGCGGAGAAGACGCGGGTGCCGCTGCACGTGTGCCACGTCAGCACGAGCGGCCTGTCCGCGACGCGCGATCTGCTCGCGGCGATCAACGACGCGCGGGCGAGGGGACAGGACGTCACGACCGAGTTCTATCCGTACACGGCGGCGATGAGCGGTATCCGGTCCACGTGGTTCGATCCCGGCTGGCAGGAGACGCTCGGCATCGGCTACGACGAGCTGCAGTGGCCGGCGACGGGCGAGTTCCTGACGGCCGAGACGTTCGCCACGCTGCAGCGCGAGCATCCCGACAAGGAAGTCGTCATCCACGCGATCCCCGAGTCGGCGCTCGAGGCCGCCGCGCGCGACCCGGCGACGCTCGTCGTGAGCGACGGGCTGGTCTTCCCGGATCTCGTCGCGCATCCGCGTGCGGTCGGCACCTCCGGCCGCGTGCTCGGTCAGCTCGTGCGCGAGAAGGGCTGGCTGACGCTCATGGATGGGCTCCGGAAGATGACGCTGCTGCCGGCTCGCCGGCTGGAGCCGCGCGTACCGGGCATGAAGAAGAAAGGCCGCGTGCAGGAAGGTGCCGATGCCGACCTCACGATCTTCGATCCCGCGCGCGTGACGGATCGATCGGACTTCAACCATCCGACGGAGCACTCGGTCGGATTCGAGTACGTGCTCGTCGCGGGCGTGCCGGTCGTGGTCAAGGGCGAACTGCGGCAGGGCGTCACGTCCGGCCGTCCGATCCGCGCGGCCCTGCGGTGAGGTCGGCTCGCCACACCGCGGCGGCCGCTGATCCGCTCCTGGACGATCGGGCGAGGCGGTTGGCGACGTGGGCGCGATCGGCGATCGCGTCCGTTCCCACGTGCGCGCGGCCTGGCGGAAGCTGAAGACGTCGACGTTCCCGAGGAGTCATCGCGGATCATGACGGCGCCGGACCCGTTCCTCGGTCGATGGAACTTCAACGTCCAGACCCCGGTGGGTCAGCGCGGCGCCTGGCTCGCCGTCGTCGACAGGGAGGGTGAGCACGAGGTCTGGCATCAACCTACCGGCGGGCACGTCGTGCGGCTGGCCGACGCGGCCTTCTCCGGCCCGCGCCTGACGTTCGTTTCGCCAGGGTCGGCTCGGCGCCCGGCCGCGGTGTGGGACCTCGAGGCGCGGGGCGACATGCTGATCGGCGTGCAGCGGCACGACGGCTGGTCCGTCCCCTTGCTCGGCATGCGCGCGCCGGACCTGCGGCGGGATCCGCCTGCCGCGTGGTCGGCGCCGATACCGCTCTTCGACGGCAGGACGCTCGACGGTTGGATTCCGGTGGGTGAGCGCAGCGAGTGGATCGCGCGCGACGGCCTGCTGGTGAACCAGGCCGCGGGCGCCAACCTCAGATCGGCGCGTGTGTTCGACGACTTCGTCCTGCACTTCGAGGTGAGAGGCGAGGCGGGGACGAACAGCGGGTTCTACCTCCGCGGCCGCTACGAGGTGCAGATCGAGTTCGAGCCGCTGACGCGCAATCCGCCCGAGCGGCGCATCGGGTCGATCTACGGCCGCATCGCCCCCATGCCGGAGTTGCCGCGGCGGCCAGGCGAATGGCACCGGTTCGACGTCACGCTCGTCGGCCGCACGGTCACGATCGCGCACGACGGCGTCACGACGGTGAACGAGCGAGAGATCGACGGCATCACCGGCGGCGCGCTCGACGCCGACGAAGGCGCGCCCGGCCCGTTCTACGTCCAGGGCGACCACACCGGCGGGCTCGCGTATCGTCACATCACCGTCGCGGTACCGCTGCCGCAGGCCGCGCCGCGGGACGTGTAGGATCACCCGCGAGATGCCGCGCTATCGCTTCGGCGACTTCGTGTTGTCGCCGCGCCGGCGGGTCCTCGTGCGCGGTACGAGCGAAGCGCCGCTCATCCCCCGCTACTTCGACCTGCTGGTGTTCCTCGTCGAGCACCGCCACGAAGCCGTCCATCGCCGCGACATCTT
The Acidobacteriota bacterium genome window above contains:
- a CDS encoding amidohydrolase family protein — protein: MSTDDAVLGRAAAACAAKQARTVECRAVLLRIVRLLWPLSCCAAALLLSTCSSRTYDLVIANGRVMDPETGFDRVAHVGIAGDRIDAISDRPLQGARVIDAAGLVVAPGLIDIHSHGVDNLNYGFRALDGVTSMLDVENGTVDVDRWYAERQGKTIVNVGIAAGHAPARVQVMKDEYHGWHFSGPARTSAASPEQIDRMVSLIGKGLAQGAVGVGLTLFYTPAASEEEVTRVFRAAAEVPGTVVYVHLRFTGLGTKTTRSSADALKEVLALAEKTRVPLHVCHVSTSGLSATRDLLAAINDARARGQDVTTEFYPYTAAMSGIRSTWFDPGWQETLGIGYDELQWPATGEFLTAETFATLQREHPDKEVVIHAIPESALEAAARDPATLVVSDGLVFPDLVAHPRAVGTSGRVLGQLVREKGWLTLMDGLRKMTLLPARRLEPRVPGMKKKGRVQEGADADLTIFDPARVTDRSDFNHPTEHSVGFEYVLVAGVPVVVKGELRQGVTSGRPIRAALR
- a CDS encoding DUF1080 domain-containing protein; its protein translation is MTAPDPFLGRWNFNVQTPVGQRGAWLAVVDREGEHEVWHQPTGGHVVRLADAAFSGPRLTFVSPGSARRPAAVWDLEARGDMLIGVQRHDGWSVPLLGMRAPDLRRDPPAAWSAPIPLFDGRTLDGWIPVGERSEWIARDGLLVNQAAGANLRSARVFDDFVLHFEVRGEAGTNSGFYLRGRYEVQIEFEPLTRNPPERRIGSIYGRIAPMPELPRRPGEWHRFDVTLVGRTVTIAHDGVTTVNEREIDGITGGALDADEGAPGPFYVQGDHTGGLAYRHITVAVPLPQAAPRDV